In Betaproteobacteria bacterium, a genomic segment contains:
- a CDS encoding histidinol-phosphate transaminase, whose protein sequence is MSQYWSPVVATLTPYVPGEQPKAGKLIKLNTNENPYPTSPAVLEAIARAASGDLRLYPDPNAEDLRAAIARYFKVTPRQVFVGNSSDEVLAHTFLGLLRHEQPLLFPDVTYSFYPVYCKLYGIHYETVPLDEEFRLLIEDYFRPSGGVIFPNPNAPTGRVLLLSEIERLLKAAPSVPVVIDEAYVDFGGDSAIALVDKYPNLLVVQTLSKSRALAGLRVGFAIGHPDLIEGLNRVKNSFNSYPLDRLAQAGAIAAFEDKAYFDKTRQAIIASREMLARALENLGLVVLPSAANFVFARHPGRDAGELASVLRARQIIVRHFRAPRIEQFLRISVGTDEECNALAAALAEILSPPAHAPAHG, encoded by the coding sequence ATGAGCCAATACTGGAGTCCCGTAGTCGCCACACTGACGCCTTACGTTCCGGGTGAACAGCCGAAGGCGGGGAAGCTGATCAAGCTCAATACCAATGAGAATCCGTATCCCACGTCTCCCGCCGTGCTGGAGGCCATTGCCAGGGCTGCCAGTGGCGATTTGCGGCTCTATCCGGATCCCAACGCGGAGGATTTGAGGGCGGCCATTGCACGCTATTTCAAGGTGACGCCGCGGCAAGTCTTCGTTGGCAATAGCTCGGACGAAGTGCTGGCGCACACCTTCTTGGGCCTGCTCCGGCATGAGCAGCCGCTGCTCTTCCCGGACGTGACCTACAGCTTTTATCCGGTTTATTGCAAGCTCTACGGTATCCACTATGAAACCGTACCCTTGGATGAAGAGTTTCGTCTGCTCATCGAGGATTACTTTCGCCCCAGCGGCGGCGTGATTTTTCCAAACCCCAATGCGCCGACAGGGCGCGTGCTGCTTTTGTCCGAAATCGAGCGCTTGCTCAAGGCGGCACCCAGCGTGCCGGTGGTGATCGATGAAGCCTACGTGGATTTTGGTGGCGATTCGGCTATCGCCTTGGTGGATAAATATCCCAACTTGCTGGTCGTTCAAACGCTGTCAAAGTCGCGCGCCCTGGCCGGATTGCGCGTGGGTTTCGCGATCGGGCACCCAGATCTGATCGAAGGGTTGAACCGCGTCAAGAACAGCTTCAACTCCTATCCCCTGGACCGGCTTGCGCAAGCAGGCGCCATAGCGGCCTTCGAGGACAAAGCCTACTTCGACAAGACACGCCAAGCTATCATCGCCAGCCGGGAGATGTTGGCGCGCGCGTTGGAAAACCTTGGGCTCGTGGTGCTTCCCTCGGCGGCGAATTTCGTGTTCGCGCGCCACCCTGGCCGCGATGCCGGTGAGCTGGCTTCGGTGTTGCGCGCGCGGCAGATCATCGTGCGGCACTTTCGTGCCCCTCGCATCGAGCAGTTCCTGCGCATCTCGGTGGGAACCGATGAGGAATGCAATGCTCTCGCGGCGGCCCTCGCGGAAATCCTCTCGCCGCCTGCCCATGCTCCGGCGCACGGATAG
- a CDS encoding sensor histidine kinase, whose product MALKEHTYEPPAAAGYPGPSSAGRDLFIVLIVTLAAFVFAAKVELSEWILSKTRPVEPYQLDELPLTIVVLVLSMAWFSWRRWGQFAKEYTLRLEAQQALSDLLAENRLLARKNVLAQEEERRVLARELHDELGQSLNAIKLDAVAIREGVHDTSNEIHANATAIIEVADHVQETVRGLTRRLRPVALDELGLRDALELYVNQWERRNPPTTCTLEASGTLEDLGELVNITLYRCVQECLTNVTRHARATAVKVLLAQDQGSVRLVVEDNGSGMDVHAKRHGLGLVGLRERAESLNGSLEVSSAPGAGTRITLSLSLGSIPKMTNS is encoded by the coding sequence ATGGCATTGAAAGAGCACACCTACGAGCCGCCCGCCGCCGCCGGGTACCCGGGGCCCTCCTCGGCCGGGAGGGATTTGTTCATCGTTTTGATCGTTACCTTGGCCGCGTTCGTTTTCGCCGCCAAGGTAGAGCTGAGCGAATGGATATTGTCCAAGACCCGTCCCGTGGAACCCTACCAACTCGACGAGCTACCGCTGACGATCGTGGTATTGGTGCTGTCCATGGCGTGGTTCTCGTGGCGCCGGTGGGGGCAGTTCGCAAAGGAGTACACGCTAAGGCTCGAGGCGCAGCAGGCCTTGAGCGATTTGCTGGCCGAGAACCGGCTGCTGGCGCGCAAGAACGTGCTAGCCCAGGAAGAAGAGCGCCGTGTGCTGGCGCGCGAGCTACACGACGAATTGGGCCAATCCCTCAATGCGATCAAACTCGACGCCGTGGCCATTCGCGAAGGCGTGCATGACACTTCCAATGAGATTCACGCGAACGCCACGGCCATCATCGAGGTCGCCGATCACGTGCAAGAAACCGTACGCGGCCTCACTCGCAGATTACGCCCCGTGGCATTGGATGAGTTGGGATTGCGCGACGCACTGGAACTCTACGTCAATCAATGGGAACGGCGTAATCCTCCCACGACCTGTACCTTGGAGGCCTCGGGCACCCTCGAAGATCTGGGAGAGTTGGTGAATATCACCCTCTACCGCTGCGTGCAAGAATGCCTGACCAATGTCACCCGGCACGCTCGCGCTACCGCGGTGAAGGTATTGCTGGCGCAAGACCAAGGAAGTGTGCGCCTCGTGGTGGAGGACAATGGTAGCGGCATGGATGTGCACGCCAAGCGCCATGGACTCGGGCTGGTCGGCCTACGGGAACGCGCGGAATCTCTGAACGGCAGCTTGGAAGTCTCCAGCGCGCCTGGCGCCGGAACACGCATCACCCTCTCGCTCTCCCTCGGTTCCATACCTAAAATGACCAACTCATGA
- a CDS encoding AMP-dependent synthetase, with protein sequence MLRRTDSYASLAEGFRWAVPAHYNIGTDVCDKWADGSGRLALIFESKEGAISRYSFDDIFRASNRFANVLAARGVAAGDRVGILLPQAPEAAIAHVAVYKSGAIAVPLFVLFGVDALRFRLSDAGVKLLVTDRANALKIEPLRKELPALQAVLCIDEAPAGCESFHDALARASDSFSSVQTSAEEPALIIYTSGTTGSPKGALHAHRALLGHMPGVEMSHDFLGQPGDLIWTPADWAWIGALMDVLMPAWQLGIPVLARRFEKFDPEAALALMRRHQVRNVFLPPTALKMLRAESPSGEVFPLRSLASGGESLGEELLDWGLGKFGVRINEFYGQTECNMVVSSCSTLYPIKPGSIGKVVAGHDVRVVDDTGQVLPRGTQGNIAIRSPDPVMFLRYWNNPVATREKFAGDWLLTGDTGIQDDEGYVRFVGRNDDVITSAGYRIGPGPIEDCLIAHPAVKLAAVIGAPDPQRTEVVKAYVVLKEGFEGSDALVRELQDHVRIRLAAHEYPRQVRFVDSLPLTTTGKIIRRELRGRRW encoded by the coding sequence ATGCTCCGGCGCACGGATAGTTACGCGAGCCTCGCCGAAGGCTTCCGCTGGGCAGTCCCAGCGCATTACAACATCGGCACCGATGTGTGCGACAAGTGGGCTGACGGGAGCGGGCGGCTCGCGCTGATTTTCGAGAGCAAGGAGGGAGCGATCAGTCGCTACTCCTTCGACGATATCTTCCGCGCATCCAACCGCTTCGCCAACGTGCTTGCAGCGCGAGGCGTGGCCGCGGGAGACCGTGTGGGGATCTTGCTGCCACAGGCACCGGAGGCCGCCATCGCCCACGTGGCGGTCTATAAATCCGGCGCCATCGCCGTGCCTTTGTTCGTCCTGTTCGGCGTGGATGCGCTGCGCTTTCGCTTAAGCGATGCGGGCGTGAAGCTGCTCGTGACCGATCGCGCCAATGCGCTGAAGATCGAGCCTTTGCGCAAAGAGTTGCCGGCCTTGCAAGCGGTGCTGTGCATCGATGAGGCGCCCGCGGGTTGCGAATCCTTCCATGATGCGCTGGCCCGGGCGTCCGATTCTTTTTCCTCCGTACAAACCTCGGCCGAGGAGCCGGCGCTCATCATCTATACCTCGGGCACCACCGGTTCGCCCAAGGGCGCGCTCCACGCCCACCGCGCCTTGCTGGGTCACATGCCAGGTGTGGAAATGTCGCACGATTTTCTTGGCCAGCCGGGGGATCTCATCTGGACGCCCGCCGATTGGGCCTGGATCGGCGCGCTCATGGATGTGTTGATGCCGGCGTGGCAACTGGGGATTCCCGTGCTGGCGCGGCGCTTCGAGAAATTCGATCCCGAAGCGGCGCTGGCGTTGATGCGCCGCCACCAGGTTCGCAACGTGTTCTTGCCGCCCACGGCGCTCAAGATGTTGCGTGCCGAGAGCCCCTCGGGCGAGGTGTTCCCATTGCGTTCTCTCGCCAGCGGCGGAGAGTCCCTAGGCGAGGAGTTGCTGGATTGGGGTCTTGGAAAGTTCGGTGTGCGGATCAACGAGTTCTACGGGCAGACCGAGTGCAATATGGTCGTCTCGTCTTGCAGTACGCTCTACCCAATCAAACCTGGAAGTATTGGCAAGGTGGTAGCAGGCCATGATGTGCGGGTGGTGGACGATACGGGTCAAGTTCTTCCACGCGGTACCCAAGGCAACATCGCCATCCGTTCCCCGGACCCCGTGATGTTTCTGCGTTATTGGAACAATCCGGTGGCGACCCGCGAGAAGTTCGCCGGCGACTGGCTGCTAACGGGCGATACCGGAATTCAAGACGATGAAGGCTATGTGCGTTTCGTGGGCCGCAACGACGATGTGATTACCAGCGCGGGTTACCGCATCGGTCCCGGCCCCATTGAAGATTGCTTGATCGCTCATCCGGCGGTCAAGCTTGCAGCCGTCATCGGTGCGCCCGACCCCCAGCGCACGGAAGTCGTGAAAGCCTATGTCGTGCTGAAGGAGGGATTTGAAGGCAGCGATGCGCTGGTGCGCGAGCTTCAGGATCACGTGAGAATCCGGCTGGCCGCTCACGAGTATCCGCGCCAGGTGCGCTTCGTGGATTCGCTGCCGCTGACCACCACTGGAAAAATCATCCGGCGCGAGTTGCGCGGGCGGAGATGGTAG
- a CDS encoding TonB-dependent receptor, with translation MFIRKTINVAFICFAMAGTAMAKNPATEFEAPTVEVIGTTPVLGIGVPISQVPANVQAVTGKDIEKQRTLDLSEFLDANLGSVSINQGQNNPFQPDVHFRGLTASPLLGTPQGLSVFYDGVRINEPFGDVVNWDLIPQNSISTVNLIPGSNPVFGLNTLGAALSVNTKSGFQYPGGALSAYGGSWGRKALEAEYGGHGQAWDWFVSGNAFKEDGWREHSPSEVRQFFGKVGHETEAQDFDLSVLIADNDLEGTQALPRSWLDTRKQAYTWPDRNENKAEALNLRGSLFFTQDQLIAGNVYYRHYRNTNTSSNVNDDYDGASQNSCDGSDPDAPCTGINDRSIIDTDGYGASLQYSVLRPLGQMQNTFSLGGTADLGDTDFKQFEQNALFTADRNALAVDDLEQETHAKSTTRYLGIYLTDTLSINDQLHLTLSGRYNHANIKIEDQSGLEPQLNGDHSFSRFNPAVGLNYNPDKTLTTYASYSEGMRAPTAMELTCADPNDPCKLPNNFLADPPLKKVVAKTMELGARGKIYASLGWSAAAYRTDLDDDIIFVSTIGSSANTGFFQNVAKTRRHGFELGIHGQAGGFRYSANYGYTQSTFETNLTISSPNNSTADGTGDIQVRPGNKIPGIPERTAKIRLAYEVGQDFSAGTSVVYSGDQYARGDENNQDANGKVPGYTIVHLDGYYRLGGGLQLFFRVQNLFGKKYETFGILGENFFNGPNRTFNESLEAPEQFRSAGAPRAAWVGIKYEFGGRRGTATQQQDD, from the coding sequence ATGTTTATCAGAAAAACCATTAACGTAGCCTTTATCTGCTTCGCCATGGCGGGCACCGCCATGGCGAAGAATCCAGCCACGGAATTCGAGGCTCCCACGGTGGAAGTCATCGGCACCACGCCGGTTCTTGGTATTGGCGTTCCCATCAGCCAAGTCCCGGCCAACGTCCAGGCGGTCACGGGCAAGGATATCGAAAAGCAGCGCACCCTCGACTTGAGCGAGTTCCTCGATGCCAACCTGGGAAGCGTTTCCATCAACCAGGGCCAGAATAACCCGTTTCAGCCCGATGTGCACTTTCGCGGGCTGACCGCCTCGCCCTTGCTGGGCACACCCCAGGGCCTTTCGGTTTTCTACGACGGCGTGCGCATCAACGAACCCTTCGGCGATGTGGTGAATTGGGACCTCATTCCGCAAAACTCCATATCGACCGTCAACCTCATCCCAGGTTCGAATCCCGTATTCGGGTTGAATACCTTGGGCGCGGCGCTCTCGGTGAATACGAAATCGGGGTTTCAGTATCCTGGGGGGGCCCTCAGCGCCTATGGGGGTTCGTGGGGCCGCAAGGCGCTGGAAGCGGAGTATGGAGGCCACGGCCAAGCATGGGACTGGTTTGTCTCCGGCAATGCGTTCAAGGAAGACGGCTGGCGCGAGCACTCGCCCAGCGAAGTGCGCCAATTTTTCGGCAAGGTGGGACATGAAACGGAGGCCCAGGATTTCGATCTCTCCGTCCTCATCGCCGATAACGACCTCGAGGGCACGCAAGCTCTGCCCCGTTCTTGGCTGGATACGCGCAAGCAAGCTTATACGTGGCCGGATCGCAATGAAAACAAAGCTGAGGCGCTCAATTTGCGCGGCAGCCTGTTCTTTACCCAGGATCAACTGATCGCGGGCAATGTGTACTACCGTCATTACAGGAACACGAACACTAGCAGCAACGTGAACGACGATTACGACGGCGCATCCCAGAATAGTTGCGATGGATCCGATCCCGATGCGCCCTGTACCGGCATCAACGACCGTAGCATTATCGACACCGATGGCTATGGCGCTTCGCTTCAATACAGCGTGCTTAGGCCATTGGGCCAGATGCAGAATACTTTCAGCTTGGGGGGAACCGCCGATTTGGGCGATACCGACTTCAAGCAGTTCGAGCAAAATGCCCTGTTCACGGCGGATCGAAACGCCCTGGCGGTGGACGATTTAGAGCAGGAGACGCACGCTAAATCCACCACGCGCTATCTGGGGATTTACTTGACCGATACGCTTTCGATCAACGACCAACTGCACCTGACTCTCTCGGGCCGGTACAACCACGCCAATATCAAGATCGAAGACCAGTCCGGACTTGAACCCCAGCTCAATGGAGATCACAGTTTTAGCCGCTTCAATCCGGCCGTGGGCCTTAATTACAACCCTGACAAAACTCTCACGACCTACGCCTCATACAGCGAAGGTATGCGCGCCCCCACGGCGATGGAACTGACTTGCGCGGACCCGAACGATCCGTGCAAACTTCCCAATAACTTCCTGGCCGATCCACCGCTGAAGAAGGTGGTGGCGAAGACCATGGAATTGGGCGCCCGTGGAAAAATATACGCGTCCCTGGGCTGGAGCGCGGCGGCCTACCGCACCGATCTTGACGACGACATCATTTTCGTTTCAACCATTGGCTCGAGCGCCAACACCGGTTTCTTTCAGAATGTAGCCAAAACGCGGCGCCATGGTTTCGAGTTGGGAATACACGGCCAGGCGGGCGGATTTCGCTACTCGGCCAACTACGGCTACACGCAATCTACCTTCGAGACGAACTTGACCATCAGCAGCCCCAACAACAGCACAGCCGATGGCACTGGAGATATACAAGTGCGCCCGGGAAACAAGATTCCAGGCATTCCAGAGCGCACCGCGAAAATTCGGCTGGCCTATGAAGTGGGGCAAGATTTTTCCGCTGGCACCAGTGTCGTGTATTCCGGCGACCAGTACGCAAGGGGCGACGAGAACAACCAAGACGCCAATGGCAAGGTGCCCGGTTATACCATCGTGCACCTGGACGGCTACTATCGTTTGGGCGGTGGGCTCCAGTTGTTCTTCCGCGTGCAAAACTTGTTCGGCAAGAAGTACGAAACCTTCGGGATTCTGGGGGAGAATTTCTTCAATGGGCCTAATCGCACTTTCAACGAATCCTTGGAAGCCCCTGAACAATTCCGTTCCGCAGGCGCTCCCCGCGCGGCCTGGGTTGGCATCAAGTACGAGTTCGGCGGCCGTAGGGGGACGGCCACTCAGCAACAAGACGATTGA
- a CDS encoding response regulator transcription factor, translating to MTSVLLVDDHAVVREGYRRLLERTTDLKVTAEAASGEDAYRVYWETPADVVVMDVSLPGMSGIEATRRILAREPAAKVLVFSMHEDTMFASRALQAGAKGYVTKSSAPEVLVDAVRAVAAGKIYITQEVAQQLALQSLPGQRLPLNALSPREFEVFRLLAQGHPVQEIADKLSLSQKTIANYQSSIRQKLEVTSAAQIVRLAISCGLVESGTPPPELDGRDGNPVGGS from the coding sequence ATGACCAGCGTTCTCTTGGTAGACGATCATGCCGTGGTGAGAGAAGGTTACCGGCGTTTACTGGAACGGACCACCGATCTCAAGGTGACCGCCGAGGCGGCGAGCGGCGAGGATGCTTACCGCGTCTATTGGGAAACTCCCGCCGATGTGGTGGTGATGGATGTCAGCCTGCCAGGGATGAGCGGCATCGAAGCCACGCGGCGCATCCTGGCGCGCGAGCCCGCCGCCAAGGTGCTCGTATTCAGCATGCACGAAGACACCATGTTCGCCTCGCGCGCATTACAGGCCGGCGCCAAGGGTTATGTGACCAAGTCCAGCGCACCCGAGGTGCTGGTGGACGCCGTGCGCGCCGTGGCCGCGGGGAAGATTTACATCACGCAAGAAGTCGCGCAACAGCTGGCCCTGCAATCGCTTCCCGGCCAGCGCCTGCCATTGAATGCACTCTCCCCGCGCGAGTTCGAGGTTTTCCGGCTGCTGGCGCAAGGCCATCCCGTGCAAGAAATCGCCGACAAACTCTCTCTTAGCCAAAAGACCATCGCCAATTACCAATCCAGCATCCGGCAAAAACTGGAGGTTACCAGCGCCGCCCAGATCGTGCGCTTGGCCATCAGTTGCGGTTTGGTGGAGTCCGGTACGCCTCCGCCGGAATTGGACGGCAGGGATGGAAATCCGGTTGGCGGATCATAG
- a CDS encoding haloacid dehalogenase type II, which produces MKLANVKAMVFDVFGTVVEWRGSIIREGRALGEKKRIAIDWVAFTDAWRAGYRPAMERVRTGELPWTHIDVLHRMILDDLVKCFDLKKLTEADKVHLNLVWHRLKPWPDSVRGLKRLKERFIIGTLSNGNVSLLANMAKHGKLPWDVIFSAELFQHYKPDPETYLGAANLLGLKPAELMLVAAHKDDLLAAKACGLATAFIPRPKEYGPGVAVDLAHDKRFTLNADSFIELAEKIGL; this is translated from the coding sequence ATGAAGCTTGCAAATGTCAAGGCCATGGTCTTCGACGTCTTCGGCACCGTCGTGGAGTGGCGTGGCAGCATCATTCGAGAAGGCCGCGCGCTAGGAGAGAAAAAGCGGATCGCCATCGATTGGGTGGCCTTTACGGATGCTTGGCGCGCGGGATACCGCCCCGCCATGGAGCGGGTGCGTACTGGCGAATTGCCTTGGACCCACATCGACGTCTTGCACCGCATGATCCTCGATGATCTGGTGAAGTGCTTCGATCTGAAAAAGCTCACGGAAGCCGACAAGGTTCACCTCAACCTGGTATGGCACAGACTCAAGCCTTGGCCGGATTCTGTGCGCGGCTTGAAGCGCTTGAAGGAGCGTTTCATCATCGGCACGCTTTCCAACGGCAACGTGTCCTTGCTCGCCAACATGGCCAAGCACGGCAAATTGCCCTGGGACGTCATTTTTTCCGCCGAGTTGTTCCAGCATTACAAACCCGATCCAGAAACTTACTTGGGTGCCGCTAATCTCCTGGGGTTGAAGCCCGCGGAGTTAATGCTGGTGGCCGCTCACAAGGACGACTTGCTGGCGGCCAAGGCCTGCGGCTTGGCGACCGCCTTCATACCCCGCCCAAAGGAGTATGGTCCGGGCGTTGCCGTGGACCTGGCCCACGACAAGCGCTTCACGTTGAATGCGGATTCTTTCATTGAACTTGCGGAGAAGATCGGCCTGTAG